Proteins encoded together in one Triticum dicoccoides isolate Atlit2015 ecotype Zavitan chromosome 7B, WEW_v2.0, whole genome shotgun sequence window:
- the LOC119338470 gene encoding AP2-like ethylene-responsive transcription factor AIL5: protein MDMDMSSATHPAHHWLSFSLSNNYHHGLLEALSSSSSGHQIAGEEAPVDEAPKMEDFLGGVGTASTAVVDHGELGSIAAGFLHRYPAHDGTLDQNSGAVTVAAATMEVAESDQARRPAETFGQRTSIYRGVTRHRWTGRYEAHLWDNSCRREGQSRKGRQVYLGGYDKEEKAARAYDMAALKYWGPTTTTNFPVANYEKELEEMKSMTRQEFIASLRRKSSGFSRGASIYRGVTRHHQHGRWQARIGRVAGNKDLYLGTFSTQEEAAEAYDIAAIKFRGLNAVTNFDMSRYDVESILNSDLPIGAGAAARASKFQPDVLSLPAPNVASPDMLPPAEKDYWSLLAMHYQQQQQQHLQQQQFPGSAFDAYGSGVNVDFTMGMSGTNNPSGGGATVWGATGATGHGGDGSRQSNSYASNIPYTSMLSGSAASAGGGYEGSTGNNGTWVTTSNPAAGTTAPQYYNYLFGME, encoded by the exons ATGGATATGGACATGAGCTCCGCTACCCACCCTGCTCACCACtggctctccttctccctctccaacaactaCCACCACGGCCTCCTCGAGGccctctccagctcctcctccgGCCACCAGATCGCCG GAGAGGAGGCGCCGGTGGACGAGGCGCCTAAGATGGAAGACTTCCTCGGAGGTGTCGGCACGGCATCGACAGCTGTGGTGGACCACGGTGAGCTGGGTAGCATCGCCGCCGGGTTCTTGCACCGGTATCCGGCACATGACGGGACGCTAGATCAGAACTCTGGCGCGGTGACCGTCGCGGCGGCCACGATGGAGGTTGCCGAGTCCGATCAGGCGAGGAGGCCCGCCGAGACGTTCGGCCAGCGGACCTCCATCTACCGCGGCGTCACCAG GCACCGGTGGACGGGGAGGTACGAGGCGCACCTGTGGGACAACAGCTGCCGCCGGGAGGGCCAAAGCCGCAAAGGCCGCCAAG TCTATTTAG GAGGCTATGACAAGGAGGAGAAGGCGGCGAGGGCCTACGACATGGCCGCCCTGAAGTACTGGGGCCCGACCACCACGACAAACTTCCCG GTGGCCAACTACGAGAAGGAGCTGGAGGAGATGAAGTCGATGACACGGCAGGAGTTCATCGCCTCCCTTCGCAG GAAGAGCAGCGGCTTCTCTCGAGGGGCGTCCATCTACAGAGGAGTAACAAG GCATCATCAGCACGGCCGGTGGCAGGCAAGGATCGGCAGGGTGGCCGGAAACAAGGACCTGTACCTGGGAACTTTCA GCAcgcaggaggaggcggcggaggcgtacGACATCGCGGCGATCAAATTCCGCGGGCTCAACGCCGTGACCAACTTCGACATGAGCCGCTACGACGTCGAGAGCATCCTCAACAGCGACCTGCCCATCGGTGCCGGGGCGGCCGCCCGCGCCTCCAAGTTCCAGCCAGACGTCCTATCGCTGCCCGCACCGAATGTCGCATCCCCAGACATGCTGCCGCCGGCGGAGAAGGACTACTGGTCCCTCCTCGCCATGCactaccagcagcagcagcaacagcacctGCAGCAGCAGCAGTTCCCCGGCTCGGCATTTGACGCCTATGGCTCCGGCGTGAACGTGGACTTCACGATGGGCATGAGCGGCACCAACAACCCCAGCGGCGGCGGCGCCACCGTGTGGGGCGCCACCGGCGCAACAGGACACGGCGGTGACGGCAGCAGGCAGAGCAACAGCTACGCCAGCAACATTCCTTATACCTCCATGCTGTCCGGATCAGCGGCGTCAGCCGGCGGGGGGTACGAGGGCTCCACCGGCAACAATGGCACCTGGGTGACGACGAGCAACCCGGCCGCCGGCACGACGGCGCCGCAGTACTACAACTATCTGTTTGGCATGGAGTAG